A single window of [Clostridium] hylemonae DSM 15053 DNA harbors:
- a CDS encoding (2Fe-2S)-binding protein, with protein sequence MIVQFTLNGKEAEADIRPDAILLDVLRELGCSSVKCGCETTNCGLCTVWIDGVSRLSCSVLAASVEGRKITTLEGVGKEAEEFGAFLAAEGAEQCGYCSPGFIMNVLAMVRELSDPSIDEIKEYLSGNLCRCTGYMGQLRAIQKYLKAREEGRACV encoded by the coding sequence ATGATAGTACAGTTTACGTTAAATGGAAAAGAGGCGGAAGCGGATATCCGGCCGGATGCCATTCTTCTGGACGTGTTGAGAGAGCTTGGATGCAGCAGTGTGAAATGCGGATGTGAGACGACAAACTGCGGGCTTTGTACGGTCTGGATCGACGGTGTTTCAAGACTTTCCTGTTCGGTGCTGGCTGCGTCTGTGGAAGGACGTAAGATCACCACGCTGGAAGGCGTTGGGAAAGAAGCGGAGGAGTTTGGGGCGTTTCTGGCCGCGGAAGGGGCGGAGCAGTGCGGATACTGTTCTCCCGGTTTTATTATGAATGTGCTTGCGATGGTGAGGGAGCTCAGCGATCCTTCCATCGATGAGATAAAGGAATACCTGTCCGGCAATCTGTGCCGCTGCACCGGTTATATGGGTCAGCTGCGGGCAATACAGAAGTATCTGAAAGCGAGAGAGGAGGGACGGGCATGCGTGTAG
- a CDS encoding DMT family transporter, whose amino-acid sequence MRPKNAFMLILTAFIWGTAFVAQSVGMDYLGPFTFNGVRSFIGGAALLPCIFLLERFNEKNSSAAPVKGSRKELIAGGTLCGLLLFAASSLQQLGIQYTTAGKAGFITAFYIVIVPVLGIFLRKKTGIKVWTAVLIALTGLYFLCITETFTIGKGDVLLFFGALIFSVHILVIDYYSPRVEGVKMACIQFFVCGAASLVPMFALETPKAADMAEGWLPLLYAGVLSCGVAYTLQIIGQKNVNPAIASLILSLESCFSVLAGWIILGETLSVRESVGCVLMFAAIVLAQLPDKKKEEVQYG is encoded by the coding sequence ATGAGACCAAAAAATGCGTTCATGTTGATTTTGACGGCCTTTATATGGGGGACGGCTTTCGTTGCCCAAAGCGTTGGGATGGATTACCTCGGGCCTTTTACTTTTAACGGGGTGCGCAGCTTTATCGGCGGCGCGGCGCTTCTGCCGTGTATATTTCTTTTGGAGAGATTTAATGAAAAGAACAGCAGTGCGGCGCCGGTTAAGGGAAGCAGGAAAGAGTTGATCGCCGGCGGCACACTGTGCGGTCTGCTGCTTTTTGCAGCCAGCAGTCTGCAGCAGCTTGGGATCCAGTATACGACTGCGGGAAAGGCCGGTTTTATCACCGCGTTTTATATAGTGATCGTGCCTGTGCTCGGAATCTTTCTCAGGAAGAAAACAGGAATCAAAGTTTGGACAGCAGTATTGATAGCATTGACCGGCCTGTATTTTTTATGCATTACGGAGACATTTACCATAGGAAAAGGAGATGTGCTGTTATTTTTCGGCGCGCTTATATTTTCTGTGCACATTCTTGTGATCGATTATTATTCGCCGAGGGTAGAAGGGGTAAAGATGGCGTGTATTCAGTTCTTTGTGTGCGGAGCGGCCTCCCTTGTGCCGATGTTTGCGCTTGAGACACCGAAGGCAGCGGATATGGCGGAAGGCTGGCTGCCTCTTCTTTATGCCGGCGTCCTGTCGTGCGGCGTGGCCTACACCTTACAGATCATAGGGCAGAAAAATGTAAATCCGGCCATTGCCTCTCTGATCCTGAGTCTGGAATCTTGTTTCTCCGTACTTGCAGGGTGGATCATACTTGGAGAGACGCTCTCCGTGAGAGAGTCTGTCGGGTGCGTGCTCATGTTTGCGGCCATCGTACTGGCGCAGCTGCCGGACAAGAAGAAGGAGGAAGTGCAGTATGGATAA
- a CDS encoding YwaF family protein → MIKYIRLHLNRIFLICGLAMAASEIWKQLCLTFIVNSGHYYWWYFPFQLCSIPMYICLILPWTTSVRLRKVLLTFLMDFGLLGGIFTFFDTSGLHYPYPPLTVHSFAWHILLILLGLTAGLAVEGGCTWRDYGRCTALYGGACIIATILNMLFYRFGAINMFYISPHYYMTQVIFKDIAASLGNTAGIFVYIAAILAGAAVFHMLWRLARRHMNIQ, encoded by the coding sequence TTGATAAAATACATCCGTCTCCATCTCAACCGCATATTTCTCATATGCGGACTTGCAATGGCGGCCAGTGAGATCTGGAAACAGCTTTGTCTGACCTTTATCGTAAACAGCGGCCACTATTACTGGTGGTATTTTCCGTTCCAGCTGTGCAGCATTCCGATGTACATCTGCCTTATTCTGCCGTGGACAACGTCTGTCCGGCTTAGGAAGGTTCTGCTCACCTTCCTCATGGACTTCGGGCTGCTCGGCGGCATTTTTACATTCTTTGACACGAGCGGGCTCCACTACCCTTATCCGCCCCTCACCGTACACTCCTTCGCCTGGCACATCCTTCTCATACTGCTCGGCCTGACCGCCGGACTTGCCGTGGAAGGCGGCTGCACGTGGAGAGATTACGGCAGATGTACCGCCCTCTACGGCGGCGCGTGCATCATAGCTACGATATTAAATATGCTGTTTTACCGCTTCGGCGCGATCAACATGTTCTATATCAGCCCGCACTATTATATGACCCAGGTCATCTTTAAAGATATAGCGGCATCCCTCGGGAACACCGCCGGTATCTTCGTCTATATCGCCGCCATCCTGGCCGGCGCCGCTGTATTTCACATGCTCTGGCGTCTCGCCCGCAGGCACATGAACATTCAGTAA
- a CDS encoding xanthine dehydrogenase family protein molybdopterin-binding subunit, with translation MRVVNQSVRKVDHKALVTGKAVYTDDLAPKECLIVKVLRSPHAHALIKEIDLEKAGKVPGIECILTYEDCPDKRFTMAGQTYPEPSPYDRLILDRRVRFAGDAVAIVAGCTKDAVDKALRLIKVKYEVLEPVLDFRTAKDNGILVHPEDNWKSLCPVGADNKRNLCASDVCADGDVDSVLDGCEYVVDQTYHTQANQQSMMETFRTYTYIDAYGRLNVVSSTQIPFHVRRILANALDIPKSRIRVIKPRIGGGFGAKQTVVSEVYPALVTWVTGKPSKMIFTREESLTASSPRHEMEVRVRIGADKDGFIKAIDVYTLSNTGAYGEHGPTTVGLSGHKSIPLYGKAEAFRFAYDVVYTNVMSAGAYRGYGATQGIFAVESAVDELAAKMGEDPAALREKNMVREGQVMPAYYGEKAESCALDRCLERAKEMIGWDGKYPRRDMGNGKVRGVGAALAMQGSGISGVDTASVGIKVNDDGFYSLMIGATDMGTGCDTILAQMAAECLDCSMEEIIVHGVDTDASPYDTGSYASSTTYVTGMAVVRTCETLRDLIREKGAQYLGCDADDTEFDGENVIDLKTGEMISRADIGNRVMCSNQNALYASEAFSSPVSPPPFMAGIAEVEVDKETGQVELLDYVAVVDCGTVVNPALARVQTEGGLAQGIGMALYEEVVYGSQGKNYSNSFMQYKIPTRLDVGNIRVEFESSYEPTGPFGAKSIGEIVINTPSPAIANAVYNAVGVRIRELPITAEKIYWGMH, from the coding sequence ATGCGTGTAGTGAACCAATCTGTGCGGAAAGTAGATCATAAGGCGCTTGTCACCGGCAAGGCTGTGTATACCGATGACCTGGCCCCGAAGGAATGCCTCATCGTGAAGGTGCTGAGAAGTCCCCACGCCCACGCGCTTATCAAAGAGATCGATCTGGAAAAGGCAGGTAAAGTTCCGGGGATCGAGTGTATTCTTACTTATGAGGACTGTCCGGACAAGCGTTTTACAATGGCGGGGCAGACATATCCCGAACCAAGCCCGTACGACCGGCTCATTCTTGACAGAAGGGTGCGGTTCGCAGGTGACGCTGTGGCTATAGTGGCAGGCTGTACGAAGGATGCCGTAGACAAGGCGCTCAGGCTTATCAAGGTAAAGTATGAAGTGCTGGAGCCTGTGCTTGATTTCAGGACGGCAAAGGACAATGGCATTCTCGTACATCCGGAGGATAACTGGAAAAGCCTCTGCCCGGTGGGCGCGGACAATAAGAGGAATCTCTGCGCCAGTGATGTGTGCGCGGATGGAGATGTGGACAGTGTGCTGGACGGATGTGAATATGTCGTGGACCAGACTTACCATACACAGGCCAATCAGCAGTCCATGATGGAGACGTTCCGCACGTATACTTATATCGATGCCTACGGGAGGCTGAACGTAGTCTCCTCTACGCAGATCCCGTTCCATGTAAGAAGAATTCTGGCCAATGCCCTTGATATACCGAAGTCCAGGATACGCGTCATCAAGCCTAGGATCGGCGGCGGGTTCGGGGCGAAACAGACCGTTGTCTCGGAAGTGTACCCGGCGCTTGTGACGTGGGTGACTGGAAAACCGTCCAAGATGATATTTACGAGGGAAGAATCGCTCACCGCCTCTTCCCCGCGGCATGAGATGGAAGTCCGTGTGCGGATCGGAGCGGATAAGGACGGGTTCATTAAAGCAATCGACGTCTATACACTCTCCAATACAGGGGCCTACGGCGAACACGGGCCGACTACGGTAGGGCTGTCCGGGCATAAATCCATTCCGCTTTACGGAAAGGCGGAGGCGTTCCGATTTGCCTATGACGTAGTATATACGAATGTGATGTCCGCCGGGGCATACAGAGGGTACGGCGCCACACAGGGAATCTTTGCGGTCGAGTCCGCGGTGGATGAGCTGGCGGCAAAGATGGGCGAGGACCCGGCTGCGCTCAGGGAGAAGAACATGGTGAGGGAAGGGCAGGTCATGCCCGCGTACTATGGTGAAAAGGCGGAAAGCTGCGCGCTGGACCGCTGTCTTGAGCGGGCGAAGGAGATGATCGGCTGGGACGGGAAATACCCGCGCCGTGACATGGGGAACGGGAAGGTGCGAGGTGTCGGCGCTGCGCTTGCCATGCAGGGATCCGGCATATCAGGCGTCGATACGGCCTCTGTCGGCATCAAAGTAAATGACGACGGATTCTACAGCCTTATGATCGGCGCCACCGATATGGGGACCGGCTGTGATACGATCCTCGCGCAGATGGCAGCAGAATGTCTCGACTGCAGCATGGAGGAGATCATCGTTCACGGCGTGGATACTGACGCCTCCCCTTATGACACCGGCTCCTACGCGTCCAGTACGACCTATGTGACCGGCATGGCTGTCGTGCGCACGTGCGAGACGCTGAGAGACCTCATACGGGAGAAAGGTGCGCAGTATCTCGGCTGCGACGCGGACGATACGGAATTTGACGGAGAGAACGTGATCGATCTGAAGACCGGTGAGATGATCTCGCGTGCCGACATAGGCAACCGTGTAATGTGCAGCAACCAGAATGCACTGTACGCCAGCGAGGCGTTTTCCTCCCCTGTGTCCCCTCCGCCGTTTATGGCCGGGATCGCCGAGGTGGAAGTAGACAAAGAGACCGGACAGGTAGAACTGCTTGACTATGTGGCTGTGGTAGACTGCGGTACTGTGGTGAACCCGGCGCTTGCCCGCGTACAGACAGAGGGCGGGCTGGCACAGGGGATCGGCATGGCGCTCTATGAGGAAGTCGTCTATGGAAGCCAGGGAAAGAATTACAGTAATTCCTTCATGCAGTATAAGATACCGACCCGCCTGGATGTGGGAAACATACGGGTAGAGTTTGAGAGCAGCTACGAGCCGACCGGTCCGTTCGGGGCAAAATCCATCGGTGAGATCGTGATCAACACACCATCGCCGGCCATCGCCAACGCGGTGTATAACGCGGTGGGAGTCCGGATACGGGAACTGCCCATAACGGCAGAGAAAATATACTGGGGAATGCATTAA